gaagagggttacctcagattacaacgggatcttgaccagatgggccaatgggctgagaagtggcagagtttaattcagacaaatgcgagatgctgctgcattttgggaaagcaaatcttagcaggacttgtacacttaatggtaagatccgagggagtgttgctgaaaaagagacctcggagtgcaggttcatagctccttgaaagtggagtcgcaggtagataggatagtgaagaaggcgtttggtatgctttcctttgttggtcagaatattgagtacaggaattgggaggtcatgttgcagctgtacaggacattggttgggccacttttggaatattgcatgcaattctggtcttcttcgtatcggaaagatgttgtgaaacttgaaagggttcagaaaagatttacaaggatgttgccagggttggaggatttgagctaaagggagaggctgaacacgctggggctgttttccctggagcgtcggtggctgaggagtgaccttatagaggtttacaaaattatgaggggcatggatagggtaaatagacaaagtcttttccctggggtcagggagtccagaactagaggggactagttctagaggtttagggtgagaggggaaagataaaaaagagacctaaggggcaactttttcacacagagggtggtacgtgtgggggggaggggagggggacctctctcgtcaggtccacacccccaccaacccaacctccactcccggcaccttcccttgcaaccgcaagaaatgcaaaacttacgcccacaccttccccctcagttccctccaagaccccaagggatcctccatatccgtcacaaattcacctgcacctccacacacatcatttactgcatccgctgcacccgatgtggccgcctctacattggggagacagaccacctacttgcggaacgtttcagagaacacctctgggacacccacaccaaccaccccgtggtggaacactttaactccccctcccactccgccaaggacatgcaggtctttggcctcctccatcgctagaccatggcaacatgacacctggaggaagagtgcctcatcttccgcctaggaaccctccaaccacaagggatgaatgcagatttctccagcttcctcgtttcccctcccaccttatctcagtcccaaccctcagactcagcaccgccttcttgacctgcaatcttcttcctgacctctccgcccccaccccctctctggcctatcaccctcactttaatctccttccacctatcgcattcccaatgcccctcccccaagcccctccttcttaccttttatcttatcctGTTTGGCACAGCTTCCTCATTCCcgaagaatggcttatgcccgaagcatcgattctcctgctccttggatgctgcctgacctgctgcgcttttccagcaacacatttttcagctctgatctccagcatctgcagtcctcactctttcCTCTATATCAGCTAGGTCTAGGCATAAGTTATAAGCATTCACAACCATTTATTCATATGGAATCAAACCAGGAATCAATGATTCACTTTTTGGACTCACTTGCTAAGTTTTCATAAGCAATTCGCAAATAATTTTCAAAACGATAACATACTAAACTAACTGGGAAAAGAAAGAAATTCAAGTCCCAAATATCAGAAAAGACTTGCAGCTTTTATTGTAGCTTCAGAGCTTACTAAAAACCATCTTCTATATTGCTGGATGTGGTCTGGTGAAAGGACCTGAAACATAAATAACATGCAAACAACATTGCATGAATAAACAAATTATTTTAGAATGTGGAAAATAATATGTAAGAAGTGTGATCAATCACAATTCTCACTTGTAACAAACAACTTACCATtggttaaaactcacacaacaccaggttatagtccaacaggtttaattggaagtactagccttcggagcgctactcctttatcaggtggttgtggaatacacaattgtaagacacagaatttatagcaaaagtttatagtgtgacataactgaaatcatacattgaaaaataccttgattgtttgttgagtctttcatctgtttgaataccatgatagtttcattcctttcatatgtaaatgacaaaacgtttttttaaaagttacattctcaggttaattgTAACAGTTGGTGTTCGCCAGAtactatgttgaaggtgttagccccctgtgttctctgtctgtgccataatgtttggactgattctaatctaaaaaaatagttaacagagtcttacatgaatttatgcagtttttgagcagagTACAATGTAactttgcaagtacaaattcactccacaaacgtatatgtatatgtgtgcatgtgggtttttgtgtgtttgtatgtataggagtctgtctggattgggggttgtgagtgtgagagagaatgtatatatatatatatgcgtatgtgagtgtatgtctaagtctgtgaggaggtgcatgtgtgagtgtgggaatgcTAGAGACTgctagagagaaagacagagacacaACTCCTAACCCAAACAGacagccagacagagagagatacttCCTAACCCAGACggatagagagaaagacagagacacaccTCTTAAcccaaacagacagagagagagagagatgcttcttacccagacagagagagagagagagacagacagacagacccctCCAAACCCCCAGACCCAGAGATACTTCCTATGTcagacagaaacagaaacatACCTCCTAATGCAGAGAAACAAAGACCTCTgaacccagacagacagagacatcTCCTCATCCAGAAAGACAGACGGTGagacttcattcctgatgaagggcttttgcctgaaacgtctattttcctgctccttggatgctgcctgacttggtgtgcttttccagcgccgcactCTCGAGTGAGACATctaaccgagagagagagagacctcctaagccagacagacagaaagacaccTTCTTAcccaaacagagagaaagagagatacacaAACATTGTAACCCAGATATTCAGTCTGCCAGACAGAGTGATACCTCctaccccagccacacagacagggtgagaaagagaaacacacacacttcctAACCAAGATAGCAGGAGCTGCATCCTGGCCCAGGATATTCAGCACATACATTTACTAATCTAGACAGAGACGGAAAACCATCACTTCACTCAGATCAACAGATCACACAGAAACACTCTTAACTAAGATCGAGGCACCAGCTAACCCAGATCAAGCACGAAGAGACAGAGAAAATTCCTAACCCAGTCTAGCTGGACACACAGAGAGGCACCTCCCAGCCATCTGTatcaggagagagaaagagacagctcCTAATCCATCTTGAGACTCCTAGATTGAAAAAAGCATCCTGAATCTAAACTGTAGCAGATGAGAGAGACCTTCTTACCCAGCTCAGCAGGACACAGATTGGAGAGTGATTGAGTAGGTTatgcctgtactcattggaatttacaagaatgaaaggCAACCTTACTGAAATATTACAAGATTCTTAAAAGGATTCAAGAGGGTACATGTGGAAAGATTGTTTCCCCCTTGGGAGAGCctgggaccagagggcataatcgtAACAAGGGGCTTAAAACAGGGACGTGGAGGATTTGCTTTCTCTGAAGGGGCAATTATTCTTTGGATTTTTTTATCCAACAAGGCTTTTGAGGCAGAGGTTTAAAGTATATACAAGTTATTAGAGTTTAATAACTTGAGTAAAATTCTTGTATGCTTAATATAACATACTTAAAATACTTAATAAGTGTAAGGGAATCAGGGGTTGAGGGGGAAGGCAGCAAAGTGGAACTGAGGATTGCCAAATCAACCATGATGAAGTCGTGAATCGGCGGCGAACTATGTGCCGTACGGCGGAGCTGCAGCAGGGGGATCCTGTGCCGTACGGCGGAGCTGCAGCGGGGGGACCATGTGCCGTACGGCGGAGCTGCAGCGGGGGGACCATGTGCCGTACGGCGGAGCTGCAGCAGGGGGACCCTGTGCCGTACGGCGGAGCTGCAGCGGGGGGACCATGTGCCGTACGGCGGAGCTGCAGCGGGGGGACCATGTGCCGTACGGCGGAGCTGCAGCTTGTgctgtcctgtttctcttcctccctGGAGCAGTGCTGACTCGGTATTGACTCTGTGTTTCCCGGTCGGAATGATTAAGGTGAGGACTGTTGTGTGCACTATCCGGTGCTTTGACCCTACTCTCTCCAGGTACACCAACCCAAGTATTTACTCCCTGTTACCGCTCCGATAAACTCCCCCAGACTTACATCTCCTTCCGAAAGTGAGCTGATGCCCACACATGGACGGAATCCTCCAGCTGCTGAATACTCGGCGCCTGACAAAGGCCTCAACGCGTTTTTAACAGCTTTCCCAACTCGTTTCTGTTCTCCCGCCGCTTCTTTTAAATGTGTACAATTTAGAACATGAACAGTATGTAGTCTTGGGGACATTTGGTCACTCGAGGATATGCCAGCTCCCTTCAGAACAACCCATTCGATCCCATTCACATTCCCAATCACTGTAAGGTCACACAGTGCCTGTTCAATCTCCTTTATTGATGGTCATTGATGGTCTCTATTTCCAACACCCTGATGGGCAGCATCTTCAAGGTCATTTTTACTTGTTCCTTTAAAAAAGGttgttcctcactttctccctgtttgtcTTACCCAaagctttaaattctgtgttccTCAGCCCTTGCACCATCGCCTCGTTGGGGACAGTTTTTCCTTGTCTACTTTATTCAATCTTCTCACAGTCTTTTACAGCTCTTACTAAATCTCCTTTGTTTCAGGAGAACAACATCCAACTTTTCCAAATTAACCTTGCAGTTAATATCACTCATCCATGCAGCCATTTTGGTAAGTTCCCCCTGCACCCTCTACTGTGATCACAAGAACTAGTTGCATACTCTATAATCTCTCGGTCTGGAAACGTATTGTTGAGAAACTTAAAAAATAAGTTCTCTGGAATTTTTCTTTGAGCAGACCAGAGCCAGCTGCAGCAGATTGGGAAGCATGAGTTCATCTGGTTGAGGAGAGCACAGGATTTCGAGGGCTGAGTGACTTTGTAACCTTGTGTTGTACTCTCACACCCTACAGGATCACCTCATCCTCTCTACCAACTGCCATTTTTCACGCAAACTCTCTTTGCTCAAGTGTTTTTGAGCAGACCCAATCATTCTCAGGATATAGTTTGTTTTTTAATCTCATTATGGCATGTAAGAAAAGTCCCGCAAAACGTAAGCATGTTACACTTACAATATCAGAAAAGGTTGAAATCATAAATAAACTAGATCAAGgttcttcagtaaaaatgttgtGTGAGGCATATGGTGTGGGAATCACAACAATTTATGACATCAAGAAGCAACGTGAAAAGCTATTTAAATTCTGTGCTGAAAGTGACACAGTTCAAGGAATTAGTGAGCGTAAAACGCTGCATCGTGCTAAGTCTGCTGACCATGACAATGCCCTGTATAAATGGTTCAGACAACGTCGTAGTGAGGGGCTCCCTATTTCGGGGACAATGCTTATGGAAAAGGCCAAACAATTTCATAATGATTTGAAGATTAATTCTGTGTGTGAGTACTCTCAAGGCTGGTTGCAGAGGTTTAAACATAGGCATGGAATTCACCTGAAGGGAACTGGTGAAAAGAGCTCTGCAAATACAGAGGCTGTCAAATGTTACATAactgactttgcaaagttgatgAAAGATGAGGATCTTAGCCCTGAACAAATATATAATGTGGATGAGACAGATATTTTCTGGAGATGTTTGCCACAACACAGGCCTGTTGGTACAGAGGAAATGATGGTACATGATTACAAGGAATCAACAGAAAGACTAACTGTGCTTGCATGCACAAATGCTGCCGGAACACATAAATGTAAACTTTTGGTTGTTGGTAAAAGTCCTAAGCCTCGTGTTTTCAAAGGGATGAAAATTATGCCGGTGCTTTATGAAGCTAATAAATGTTCGTGTGTTACTGAAGAAATATTGAGTGACTGGTTCCATAATCATTTTGTTCCAGAGGCTCGTGCACACTGTCAAAAGGTTGGGTTGGCTGCAGATTGCAAAATTGTTCTTCTTTTAGACAACTGTACACCTCACCCTCCTAGAGAGCAATTAGATGCTGACAATGTCTTCCCTACCTATCTACCCACTACTTGTACATCTTTAATTCAGCCAATGGACCAAGGAGTTATTAGGTCAATGAAAAGTCACTACAGGAAGAGTTTTTTACGTCGTCTTGTGACCAGCTACAATACTGGTGGTATTGATGCCTTTAAGACTGCCCTCAGTCTCAAAGATGCTATATGGTGTTTGACAAATGCATGGGACAGTGTAACGAGGAGAACCTTACAAAACGCATGGCGTAAGTTGTGTCCTGAAATTATATTGAATGATGAGGACATGGGGGAAAGCTCTGACGCCTTTAGTTTAAGTGAAACCAAGGCAATGGTGACTGACCTCTTGTGTTGTACCAAGCAAATGGgaagtgacttggatgaggaagacATTTTGGCGTGGTTAAATGGTGAAGATAATACTTCAGTTGTACAACAAGTAACAGATTCAGAGATAATTGAGGGTGTTTTACACTACAAGTCTGAGGATAGTGACAACAGCGATGAAGAAGATAATGTTACTGGGGATAAGATTACCTTGGAAGAGGGAATCAGTCTAGCTTCCCGCTTCATTCGCTTTCTTGAGCAACAAAGTTTTGTAAGCCAGCAAGATGTAATGCACATACACAGGATCCAAGAGAAGTTGATAAATGAGCAGCCGAAACACATGAAACAAATGAGGTTACAGCAAATGTTTGATGAAGTTGGAAAATCCTTTGCACACACACCATTAGCATCACCGAGCTCGATCCCATCAACCAGTGGACCCAATGACACAAAGGACCCAGAGTTGACTGCTCTTGCCGTCAATTATCATCCACTCTCTCCTACACCTCTTCTAGATATTGGTGACATAAAGCAATGTATGGAATAACTTGTTCCCTTTACGTCACCAACAACATTTTGATAAAGTACTTTGGAACTGGACACATGAATAAGCATAGTTGAATAAGTAAAATAACATTTATAAAGTAATAACAGAATTGATCAGTATTTTATGTTTCATAAAATATTTTATATCCATGAGGTTTTCCAATTCTATTACTTTTGATTCAGAATTCTAATATTCATTATCCAGAAATGGCTTGGTCCCAAACATTGTAGACTCGAAAGGTTGCATATGGCTTAATCAGAGCTTTATAAGGGTTCAGCATAAATTCATTTTTGTATACTCCTGTTTATGAAGATAAAAGATCTGATATGCTTTGCTAACCAATCTCTCAATATGTCTGAAACCTTCAATGAAAAATGCATGTACATGATTTTCTCATTGTTCCTGCACTTATTTAGTTTAAGCCATTAGGTCCTTATTGCCTGTTATCCATGTGCAAAGATGAATCACCTCTCACTTCTGCATATTAAGTTCGGTGTTCCAGTTGTTTGCTTGCA
The Chiloscyllium punctatum isolate Juve2018m chromosome 5, sChiPun1.3, whole genome shotgun sequence DNA segment above includes these coding regions:
- the mterf3 gene encoding transcription termination factor 3, mitochondrial isoform X2, translating into MACKKSPAKRKHVTLTISEKVEIINKLDQGSSVKMLCEAYGVGITTIYDIKKQREKLFKFCAESDTVQGISERKTLHRAKSADHDNALYKWFRQRRSEGLPISGTMLMEKAKQFHNDLKINSVCEYSQGWLQRFKHRHGIHLKGTGEKSSANTEAVKCYITDFAKLMKDEDLSPEQIYNVDETDIFWRCLPQHRPVGTEEMMVHDYKESTERLTVLACTNAAGTHKCKLLVVGKSPKPRVFKGMKIMPVLYEANKCSCVTEEILSDWFHNHFVPEARAHCQKVGLAADCKIVLLLDNCTPHPPREQLDADNVFPTYLPTTCTSLIQPMDQGVIRSMKSHYRKSFLRRLVTSYNTGGIDAFKTALSLKDAIWCLTNAWDSVTRRTLQNAWRKLCPEIILNDEDMGESSDAFSLSETKAMVTDLLCCTKQMGSDLDEEDILAWLNGEDNTSVVQQVTDSEIIEGVLHYKSEDSDNSDEEDNVTGDKITLEEGISLASRFIRFLEQQSFVSQQDVMHIHRIQEKLINEQPKHMKQMRLQQMFDEVGKSFAHTPLASPSSIPSTSGPNDTKDPELTALAVNYHPLSPTPLLDIGDIKQCME